The Candidatus Kryptoniota bacterium genome contains a region encoding:
- a CDS encoding M1 family aminopeptidase encodes MKALVFPLLLFFGLMDADAQTPPPLRHAPDREFHMSNIVLNLKFDIAGKTVRGQAIETIIPLRASLDSLHLDAVGMQIGGVSIGGKAAGYRYDGRILTFALDKHYGLQDKVTFTISYSAQPSRGLFFISPDKAYPKRNPEIWSNNEPEDARYWFPCHDYPDDFTSSEIIATVPSNWTVISNGVLKSTVPSPNGRTKNYDWVESQPHVVYLISIVAGIFNSFQSSYGNIPIYYYSDPSFRNQIKQNLSAMPDILKFYSDITGQQYPWEKLALTTVTDFTWGGEENVSAITLTDRTLHDANSEPQVSSVGLIAHETAHQWFGDLLTTRNWNNIWLNEGFATYFEALYREHAYGESEFQFEMSQNHADVIKADDIERRPTVYDRYYDPVEMFGAYVYPRGASVLHMLRFVLGDDEFDKAIQHYVAEFTHSNVDTRDFSNSVREATGINVDQFFNEWLYMGGHPDFRISYQYVPTAHNLLLHVEQTQKVDSLTPVYHTPVNIYIVTPTTKETKRITIDSTSGTFSIPVPDKPLMVNFDEGHWLLDEVDFKKTIDELAYQLQNDPDVAGRIWAAHQLSGSSDQDAESYIISGLTHDSFWGVREECAKLLGNYSNEDSKNSLASATDDRDSRVATAAIRSLGRFKKDKSIERLLTHIFYSRANYFVRAAAVTSLIDVDSTKSVHVLYTALDRNSYNEVLRTAALNAMAKARPAMAYRIAMNYSKYGQPGNLRTAGIAVLAKLDQDKDQTISVLTKYLKDPYIWVRASAINALGKIGDKTVLPLLEQCVKNEPDGRLVEMARRAMETITKRKS; translated from the coding sequence ATGAAGGCTCTTGTCTTCCCACTATTGTTGTTCTTCGGACTGATGGATGCGGATGCTCAGACTCCTCCCCCTTTGCGTCATGCGCCCGACAGAGAGTTCCATATGTCCAACATCGTACTGAACTTAAAATTCGATATTGCCGGCAAGACCGTCAGAGGTCAGGCAATAGAAACGATCATTCCGTTACGGGCCTCGTTGGACTCGCTTCATCTGGACGCGGTAGGTATGCAGATCGGCGGAGTCTCAATTGGCGGCAAAGCTGCGGGATACCGGTACGATGGCAGAATTCTGACCTTCGCACTCGACAAACACTACGGCCTGCAGGACAAAGTGACATTCACGATATCGTATTCCGCTCAACCATCACGCGGACTGTTTTTCATTTCGCCTGACAAGGCTTACCCTAAAAGAAATCCTGAAATTTGGAGCAATAATGAACCTGAAGACGCCCGGTACTGGTTCCCTTGCCACGATTATCCCGATGATTTCACGTCCAGCGAGATAATCGCGACAGTCCCGTCCAACTGGACCGTAATCTCAAACGGCGTCCTGAAGAGTACTGTTCCGTCTCCGAACGGACGGACTAAGAATTACGACTGGGTGGAATCTCAACCACATGTCGTCTATCTGATTTCCATTGTCGCGGGGATATTCAACTCGTTCCAGAGCAGCTACGGGAATATTCCGATTTACTATTATTCCGATCCATCTTTCCGAAACCAGATCAAGCAGAATCTTTCTGCCATGCCTGACATCCTGAAATTTTACTCCGACATCACCGGGCAGCAGTACCCATGGGAAAAACTCGCACTGACGACCGTTACCGATTTCACATGGGGCGGCGAGGAAAATGTTTCCGCCATCACCCTGACGGACCGAACGCTCCATGACGCGAACTCGGAACCTCAGGTGTCGAGTGTTGGTCTCATCGCGCACGAGACCGCGCACCAGTGGTTCGGAGATCTCCTGACCACGCGCAACTGGAACAACATATGGCTCAACGAAGGGTTTGCAACTTACTTCGAGGCACTCTACCGCGAACACGCTTACGGCGAATCTGAGTTTCAATTCGAGATGAGTCAAAATCATGCGGACGTTATCAAGGCAGACGACATTGAACGCCGTCCTACTGTGTATGATCGATATTATGATCCGGTCGAAATGTTCGGCGCATACGTTTACCCTCGCGGGGCTTCGGTGCTTCACATGCTAAGGTTCGTTCTGGGTGACGATGAGTTCGACAAAGCCATCCAACATTACGTCGCCGAGTTCACGCACAGTAACGTGGACACTCGCGATTTTTCAAACTCTGTCCGCGAAGCGACAGGCATTAACGTCGACCAATTCTTCAATGAATGGCTGTACATGGGCGGCCATCCTGATTTCAGAATAAGCTATCAATACGTCCCCACTGCACACAACTTGCTCCTTCACGTCGAGCAGACTCAAAAGGTCGACAGTCTCACGCCAGTGTACCATACGCCTGTAAACATTTACATAGTTACGCCGACAACCAAGGAAACAAAACGAATAACCATCGACTCAACTTCCGGTACCTTTTCAATTCCGGTGCCCGACAAACCGTTGATGGTCAATTTCGACGAAGGTCATTGGCTGCTTGACGAGGTTGATTTCAAAAAAACAATTGACGAGCTGGCTTACCAGCTTCAAAACGATCCTGATGTTGCAGGAAGGATCTGGGCAGCCCATCAACTCTCTGGCTCCAGCGATCAGGATGCGGAATCTTATATCATCTCCGGATTAACCCACGACTCTTTCTGGGGAGTCCGAGAGGAGTGCGCGAAGCTTCTTGGAAATTATTCAAATGAAGATTCGAAGAACTCGCTGGCGTCAGCCACTGACGACCGGGACAGTCGGGTCGCGACTGCGGCAATCCGGTCGCTTGGTAGATTCAAAAAGGACAAAAGTATCGAAAGACTCCTCACTCATATCTTCTATTCAAGGGCAAATTACTTTGTGAGGGCCGCCGCGGTCACGTCGCTCATCGATGTGGATTCGACGAAATCTGTTCATGTGCTGTACACGGCGCTGGACAGGAATTCATACAACGAGGTCCTGCGGACAGCAGCATTGAACGCGATGGCGAAAGCAAGACCTGCAATGGCTTATCGGATCGCAATGAATTATTCAAAGTACGGTCAGCCGGGAAATCTCAGGACTGCGGGCATTGCCGTGTTGGCAAAGCTGGATCAGGACAAGGATCAAACGATATCGGTCCTGACAAAATATTTGAAGGATCCGTATATCTGGGTCCGCGCAAGCGCGATAAACGCGCTAGGGAAAATCGGAGACAAAACAGTGCTCCCTCTTCTGGAGCAATGTGTAAAAAATGAGCCGGACGGCCGTCTCGTAGAGATGGCGAGGCGAGCTATGGAAACGATCACAAAAAGAAAAAGTTGA
- a CDS encoding PspC domain-containing protein encodes MKKFYRSMREKKIAGLCGGVAEMLDVDPTLVRLGLIFLCFITGVFPVVVTYLIAWWVVPPNYGQA; translated from the coding sequence ATGAAGAAGTTCTACAGGTCGATGCGCGAAAAGAAGATTGCAGGTCTCTGTGGCGGTGTCGCAGAAATGCTCGATGTAGATCCCACGCTGGTGCGGCTCGGTCTCATTTTCCTTTGCTTCATAACGGGAGTGTTCCCAGTCGTCGTGACGTATCTTATCGCATGGTGGGTCGTTCCGCCGAACTACGGACAGGCCTGA
- a CDS encoding geranylgeranylglycerol-phosphate geranylgeranyltransferase → MNAYLRLSRIGNVIIAFLSVECAGILTGVNIISSLPVFAAAIAASLITAGGNAVNDLYDIDIDTINRPERPLASGSLTIVEAKAFYIVVTLGGLVICFFINLKVLAIAVAAVLLVFLYSFKFKRMVFVGNFVVAIVTGLAFVFGGAAVNNFSDVYPAAIFAFITNLIREIIKDAEDVKGDGTIGIRTIATKFGTRTSAGISIALAFVLLVMVSGAYLLHILPIQFLTVCGLTILPIGVYVTYLLISRRGFSEASFGYKLMMIFGLIALIVGKV, encoded by the coding sequence ATGAATGCATACCTGAGACTATCGAGAATCGGAAACGTAATCATCGCGTTCTTAAGCGTGGAATGCGCAGGCATATTGACTGGAGTAAACATCATTTCAAGCCTGCCGGTGTTTGCGGCCGCGATTGCCGCTTCATTAATAACGGCGGGAGGGAACGCGGTGAACGACCTGTACGATATCGACATTGACACAATCAACAGGCCTGAGCGGCCACTTGCTTCCGGAAGCCTGACCATAGTCGAGGCAAAGGCATTCTACATTGTGGTTACACTTGGCGGGCTCGTAATCTGCTTTTTCATCAACCTCAAAGTTCTCGCAATAGCTGTTGCAGCAGTTCTGCTAGTGTTTCTTTACAGTTTCAAATTCAAGAGAATGGTATTCGTCGGAAATTTCGTCGTCGCAATCGTCACCGGGCTGGCCTTTGTCTTTGGAGGTGCCGCGGTAAATAATTTCTCCGATGTTTACCCGGCAGCCATTTTCGCCTTCATCACAAATCTGATCCGCGAAATCATCAAAGATGCTGAAGATGTTAAGGGGGACGGGACAATCGGCATCCGAACCATTGCCACGAAGTTCGGAACACGAACTTCTGCCGGCATCTCGATCGCGCTGGCATTCGTACTTCTCGTTATGGTGAGTGGTGCTTACTTGCTTCACATCCTCCCGATACAGTTCCTCACTGTCTGCGGTTTGACGATCCTTCCGATAGGCGTCTACGTTACTTATCTTCTTATTTCGCGCCGGGGATTCTCCGAGGCAAGCTTCGGCTACAAACTCATGATGATCTTCGGTTTGATCGCCCTGATCGTCGGTAAAGTCTAG
- a CDS encoding POTRA domain-containing protein yields MKSPYFFLFILIFIGEYAITDAQPKISRIRIVGAEAFSENNLTDNFKPLGYQIADTSRISTGISNLEEEYFSQGYFLIRLDSSRIQIDPDSSEATLILFLHEGPRLLVGEILTEGNEFYSRSDLLSDFNTIPGRTFNQGELEDDINFILKKYNDSGFPLARIRIDSIFIYGGNNTDSLGVALRIEEGKRVKIEAVRVEGNTKTKDYVIIRALKIPANTYYSEDEIQSARQRLLKLGFFQSVDEPEIFASGDTTGLLVKVAEGNTSTFDGVIGYVPSQVGQSGYFTGMIDISISNLFGTGRKFRAMWHQETNLTQELEVGYAEPYIFDSPVNAEFDFSQRQQDTTSVTRNLAATGTFTFSDNFNANLSVGNLSTTPLLNANNNYFVYESSILNLGAGITYDTRDDIYSPRYGVLYQTQFQLGLKKIYGPAQLIKQNTRLSNYTQHLSVDLSFFHELFPRQIVALGFHGAQVTGTELDQTDMYRLGGTNTIRGYIENQFIATRAAWTSIEYRFASGRESYFFTFLDAGYIYRQSDPVANVPQIILSVYGYGVGAQVETGIGILKASYALGRGDSFVEGKIHFGIVNQF; encoded by the coding sequence ATGAAGTCTCCATATTTCTTTCTCTTCATCCTGATTTTCATCGGAGAGTACGCGATAACGGATGCCCAGCCGAAAATATCGCGAATCAGGATCGTCGGTGCGGAGGCGTTCAGCGAAAACAACCTAACTGATAATTTCAAGCCTCTGGGTTATCAAATCGCCGATACCTCACGGATCAGCACCGGCATCTCGAACCTCGAGGAAGAATACTTCTCGCAAGGCTACTTCCTCATCAGGTTAGATTCCTCACGGATCCAGATAGACCCCGACTCATCGGAAGCAACCCTCATTCTGTTTCTGCACGAAGGTCCGCGGCTACTCGTCGGAGAAATCCTGACTGAAGGGAACGAGTTTTACAGCAGATCCGACTTGTTGAGCGATTTCAACACCATACCGGGCCGGACCTTCAACCAGGGCGAGCTCGAAGACGATATCAATTTTATCCTGAAGAAGTACAACGATAGCGGTTTCCCCCTTGCAAGGATCAGAATAGACAGTATATTTATTTACGGCGGCAATAATACGGATTCTCTCGGCGTTGCGTTGCGTATTGAAGAGGGAAAAAGAGTGAAGATTGAAGCCGTGCGCGTGGAAGGAAACACGAAGACTAAGGATTATGTTATCATTAGAGCGTTGAAAATCCCTGCGAATACTTATTACAGTGAAGATGAAATACAATCCGCCAGACAGCGTCTGCTCAAACTCGGTTTCTTTCAATCGGTCGACGAGCCGGAAATTTTTGCCAGCGGCGATACTACGGGGTTACTTGTGAAAGTTGCCGAAGGAAACACCAGTACATTTGATGGAGTAATCGGATACGTGCCGTCGCAGGTCGGACAATCAGGGTACTTTACAGGCATGATTGACATTTCAATATCAAATCTGTTCGGGACCGGTCGGAAATTCCGCGCGATGTGGCACCAGGAAACGAACCTCACACAAGAGCTTGAGGTCGGGTATGCCGAACCATACATATTTGATTCCCCGGTGAACGCGGAATTCGATTTTTCACAACGTCAGCAGGACACGACTTCAGTCACAAGAAATCTCGCAGCCACAGGCACGTTCACGTTCAGCGACAATTTCAACGCGAACCTTTCGGTCGGCAACTTATCGACCACTCCCCTTCTCAACGCGAACAACAACTACTTTGTTTACGAAAGCAGCATTCTGAATTTAGGTGCGGGGATAACATACGATACGCGGGATGATATCTACAGTCCGAGGTATGGCGTATTATACCAGACACAGTTTCAACTTGGACTGAAAAAGATTTATGGACCCGCTCAATTGATAAAGCAGAACACGAGACTCTCGAATTATACTCAACATCTAAGTGTGGATCTATCCTTCTTCCACGAACTGTTTCCGAGACAAATCGTTGCTCTGGGATTTCATGGCGCACAAGTTACCGGAACCGAGCTGGATCAGACGGATATGTACCGTCTCGGAGGCACCAATACTATACGAGGGTACATCGAGAATCAATTTATCGCCACCAGAGCCGCCTGGACAAGCATCGAATACAGGTTCGCGAGCGGGCGCGAATCCTATTTCTTCACCTTTCTGGACGCGGGATATATTTACCGACAAAGCGACCCGGTCGCCAACGTCCCCCAGATTATTCTCTCGGTCTATGGATATGGGGTCGGCGCGCAAGTCGAAACCGGAATAGGAATCCTGAAGGCAAGTTACGCACTGGGAAGAGGCGACTCGTTTGTCGAGGGAAAGATTCATTTCGGAATCGTGAACCAGTTTTGA
- a CDS encoding DUF5916 domain-containing protein — MNNALQVVVTTLTLLPQVAAAVSDSTNATKYVIKAAKIQGDISLTGKLSDPRWAHASPVHLGFEVQPGDNLPATQRTDVRVLYNDETLYLGFMCHDTDPSRIRAHIADRDNMFDDDYVGVILDTYSDHQRAYEFFANPYGIQGDGIRDANNEDMSWDAVWHTASSIIDSGYIVEMAIPFKSIRFPALPIENWNLDFLRNLPRQSRYQYSWVRLDLNDPCLLCQGGTLEGLTSIDPAGTFGLLPYAMALKSDGKSDPSDPNSSFSNGRVTGRLGLGIQYNPNPSLTIEGVGNPDFSQVESDAAQISVNSSFALFYPEKRPFFMEGNDLLTTKTQAYYSRMINNPLGGMKLMENSGGFSLGYIGAEDRNTPFIVAGEEASSTLASSHQSVSNILRGKYNFGNQSFVGFLGTARNFYNAHNYVEGVDWNYFFSGNYTFDGQVLYSNTKELNDTNLISDTSHFGSTRFTRAFDGEEYGGMGSVVEFRRDARIYSFRLTYRDFSPTFQAQNGFVFQNDLRTLDMDHNVEFYPNTALIDWWVFDVESFLHFNYDNKRKERWIVPTVVAQLKGQTQLQATYLLLNDELFRSVDFRGVHRWIFNMYARPFSAVTCSLNVQTGRFIYRADTARLGTGYNISAELVLKPTDRLSLTADYSVSKLLDIVGGTLFYDGYIGRLSTIYQINKRIFIRLIGQYDQFNQAIEIDPLFSYKLNPFTIFYAGSTHSLTDYGEPFGIEQTSREFFIKLQYLLRD, encoded by the coding sequence TTGAATAACGCACTACAAGTTGTTGTCACAACCCTGACCCTCTTGCCCCAAGTTGCAGCCGCCGTTTCCGATTCCACAAACGCAACCAAGTACGTCATCAAAGCCGCGAAAATTCAGGGCGATATCTCCCTCACAGGGAAACTCTCGGATCCAAGGTGGGCACACGCCTCACCCGTTCATCTCGGATTCGAAGTGCAACCCGGCGACAACCTCCCTGCCACACAAAGAACTGACGTGCGTGTCCTTTACAATGATGAGACCTTGTATCTGGGGTTCATGTGTCATGATACAGACCCGAGCCGGATCAGAGCGCACATTGCAGACCGCGACAATATGTTCGATGACGACTACGTCGGAGTCATACTCGATACTTACTCAGATCACCAGCGAGCATACGAATTCTTCGCAAATCCATACGGCATACAAGGCGACGGCATTCGAGATGCGAACAACGAGGATATGAGCTGGGATGCAGTCTGGCATACGGCAAGTTCGATTATCGACAGCGGGTATATTGTCGAGATGGCGATCCCTTTCAAAAGCATCCGGTTCCCCGCACTGCCGATCGAGAATTGGAATCTGGATTTCCTGCGAAATCTGCCGCGGCAAAGCCGCTATCAGTATTCCTGGGTCAGACTTGATTTGAATGACCCATGCCTATTGTGCCAGGGCGGAACTCTCGAAGGACTGACGAGCATAGATCCGGCGGGGACATTCGGACTACTTCCATATGCAATGGCCCTAAAGAGCGATGGAAAAAGTGATCCCTCCGATCCAAACTCATCCTTTAGCAACGGTCGAGTCACGGGAAGACTCGGACTTGGGATTCAATACAATCCTAATCCGAGTCTCACAATCGAAGGAGTAGGAAATCCCGATTTCAGCCAGGTGGAATCCGATGCGGCACAGATAAGCGTCAACTCTTCATTCGCGCTCTTTTATCCGGAAAAGCGGCCGTTCTTCATGGAAGGTAACGATTTGCTGACGACCAAGACGCAAGCGTACTATTCACGCATGATAAACAATCCGTTGGGAGGAATGAAGCTCATGGAGAACAGCGGCGGATTTTCTCTCGGATACATTGGCGCCGAGGATAGGAACACACCTTTCATCGTAGCGGGCGAAGAAGCCAGCAGCACGTTAGCGAGTTCACATCAATCAGTCTCAAACATCCTCAGAGGAAAATACAATTTTGGGAATCAATCATTCGTTGGCTTTCTGGGAACGGCAAGGAATTTTTACAACGCACATAACTATGTCGAAGGCGTGGACTGGAATTATTTTTTCAGCGGCAATTATACGTTCGATGGGCAGGTGCTCTATTCCAACACTAAGGAACTAAACGATACCAATCTCATATCCGACACGTCGCATTTCGGAAGCACGAGATTCACTCGCGCTTTTGACGGCGAGGAATACGGAGGCATGGGATCGGTCGTGGAATTCCGCAGGGATGCGAGAATCTACAGCTTCCGCCTGACATACCGAGACTTCTCACCCACATTCCAGGCCCAGAACGGATTCGTGTTTCAGAACGACCTCCGAACTCTGGACATGGACCACAATGTGGAGTTTTATCCGAACACCGCTCTGATCGACTGGTGGGTCTTCGATGTAGAATCCTTCCTGCACTTCAATTATGACAACAAGCGAAAAGAGCGCTGGATCGTCCCCACTGTCGTCGCTCAACTGAAAGGGCAAACGCAGCTCCAGGCAACTTACTTACTTTTGAATGATGAGCTCTTCCGGTCCGTTGATTTTAGAGGCGTACATCGCTGGATCTTCAATATGTACGCGCGACCCTTCAGCGCAGTAACGTGCAGTCTCAACGTGCAAACCGGCAGGTTCATCTATCGCGCCGACACTGCGAGGCTCGGCACAGGGTATAACATCTCGGCCGAATTAGTTCTCAAGCCCACTGACAGATTATCTCTAACCGCCGACTACTCAGTGTCAAAACTTTTGGACATCGTCGGCGGGACTCTTTTTTATGATGGATATATCGGAAGACTTTCGACGATCTACCAAATCAACAAACGAATCTTCATAAGATTGATCGGACAGTACGACCAATTCAACCAGGCAATTGAGATCGATCCGCTTTTCAGTTATAAGCTTAATCCGTTCACAATCTTTTACGCCGGCTCAACACACAGCCTGACGGACTACGGTGAACCGTTTGGGATCGAACAGACATCGCGAGAGTTCTTCATTAAACTGCAATATCTCCTGAGGGATTAG